From Burkholderiales bacterium:
ACCGACGGGCAGTGGCACAACGTGCGCAGGATGTACGTGCTGCCTTTCACCCTCGCCGAACAGCGGATCGGCAATACATGGCGGCGCCTGACCGGCCGCGCGCCCGCCGCTCCCGCTGAGACGTTCAGCGCGGACGCGCCGAAGCAGCCCCGAGGTTAGCGAGCGCGTCGGCGCGCTCGTTGCCGGCATCGCCGGCGTGGCCTTTGACCCACACCCACTCGACCTCGTGCTGTCGTGCGAGCTCGTCGAGCTCGCGCCAGAGCTCGGCGTTCTTGACCGGTTTCTTGTCGGCGGTCTTCCAGCCGTTCTTCTTCCAGCCGTGGATCCACTTGCTGATGCCGAGCTGCACGTACTGCGAGTCGGTGTGCACGCGCGCGCGGCACGGCCGCTTCAGCGCTTCGAGCGCGCGGATGACCGCCGTCAGCTCCATGCGGTTGTTGGTGGTGTTCGCCTCGCCGCCGTGAAGCTCGCGGGTGTGCTCGCCGCTCGTGAGGATCGCGCCCCAGCCGCCGATGCCGGGATTGCCTTTGCACGCGCCGTCGGCGTAGATCTCGACGACGCAGTCGGCGTTATCGACCTCCGTCACGCTTTCACGACGTTGGCCGCCGGCTCCTGGTAGACCCCGCGCGTGTCGACGATGAGCTTCGCGTGCTTCTTGATGAGCGCGTAATCGAACAGATCGTGGTTCGTGCCGACGACGACGCAGTCGTATTGCGCGAGCGATTCCGCCGTGAGCTTGACGCTCGACAGGTCGAAGTAGTGCTCGCGCATGCGCGGGAAGACCGGGATGTGCGGATCGGAGTACGCGATCTTCGCGCCCTTCTCCTGCAGCAGCTCCATGAGCTCGATGCACGGCGACTCGCGGGGGTCGTCGACGTTCTTCTTGTACGCGACGCCGAGCACGAGGATGCGGCTGCCGCGCAGCGCCTTGCCGCGGTCGTTGAGCGCGTCGGCGACCTTGGAGATCACCCACTTCGGCATGGCGCTGTTGATCTCGCCCGCGAGCTCGATGAAACGCGTGTGCATGCCGTACTCGCGCGCTTTCCACGTGAGATAGAACGGATCGATGGGAATGCAGTGGCCGCCCAGCCCGGGACCGGGGTAGTACGGCACGAAGCCGAACGGCTTGGTGGCCGCCGCCCGGATGACCTCGTAGACGTCGATGCCCATCTTCTCGCAGATGATCTTCATCTCGTTGACGAGGCCGATGTTGACCGCGCGGTGGATGTTCTCGAGCAGCTTGGTCATCTCCGCTGCCTGGGTCGAGCTCACCGGCACCACGCGCTCGATCGCCTGCCCGTACAGCGCGAGACCGACCTCGAGGCACGCGGGGGTCGTGCCGCCGCACACCTTCGGGATGGTCTTGGTCTCGTAATCGGGGTTGGAAGGATCTTCGCGCTCGGGCGAGAACACCAGGAAGACGTCGGATCCGACCTTGAGCCCGCGCGCCTCGATGCGGGGACGCAGCTCCTCCTCGGTCGTTC
This genomic window contains:
- a CDS encoding nucleotide sugar dehydrogenase gives rise to the protein MAPESASMRAAASGKDALVAKLNDRTARIGIIGLGYVGLPLTLRFAELGYRVTGFDIDERKVVRLSKGESYIERITGDVIGRALEQGFEATTDFSRCSEVDALIICVPTPLNKFREPDLSFVVDTTEAIVPHLRAGQVVSLESTTYPGTTEEELRPRIEARGLKVGSDVFLVFSPEREDPSNPDYETKTIPKVCGGTTPACLEVGLALYGQAIERVVPVSSTQAAEMTKLLENIHRAVNIGLVNEMKIICEKMGIDVYEVIRAAATKPFGFVPYYPGPGLGGHCIPIDPFYLTWKAREYGMHTRFIELAGEINSAMPKWVISKVADALNDRGKALRGSRILVLGVAYKKNVDDPRESPCIELMELLQEKGAKIAYSDPHIPVFPRMREHYFDLSSVKLTAESLAQYDCVVVGTNHDLFDYALIKKHAKLIVDTRGVYQEPAANVVKA
- the rnhA gene encoding ribonuclease HI; translated protein: MTEVDNADCVVEIYADGACKGNPGIGGWGAILTSGEHTRELHGGEANTTNNRMELTAVIRALEALKRPCRARVHTDSQYVQLGISKWIHGWKKNGWKTADKKPVKNAELWRELDELARQHEVEWVWVKGHAGDAGNERADALANLGAASARPR